In one window of Bradyrhizobium sp. AZCC 1721 DNA:
- the metE gene encoding 5-methyltetrahydropteroyltriglutamate--homocysteine S-methyltransferase, with product MSTSNATSSKATSTSTISTSSLPVASLGAPRIGPRRELKFALESFWSGATDEKALIETGVGLRAANWARQKKLGVSVIPSNDFSFYDHVLDTSVMVGAIPEIYRWNGGPVPLATYFAMARGAQGKPHEASCGHAGHGHDDAHGVPALEMTKWFDTNYHYMVPELTKDQKFILASRKPIEEYEEAKALGYQTRPVLVGPVTFLKLAKSKDAGFNPLSLLDRLLPVYIEVLRELAYRGAEWVQIDEPCLVLDLDIVAQQALHHAYAEIASGVPQLKIMLTTYFGALGANRDTALSLPVAGLHLDLVRAPEQINDLAGVPDNRVLSLGIIDGRNIWRADLSRLLDRLEPAIAKLGKHRVQIAPSCSLLHVPIDLALETGLDPEIKSWLAFSVQKLEELATLGTALADGRRTVEANLNASDQAATSRKASPRIHDAKVAARVAGINEPMRFRSSIFAERATVQRERFNLPAFPTTTIGSFPQTADVRNARSAHARGALTDEAYKLYLQNQTARTVRWQENIGLDVLVHGEFERNDMVQYFGEQLAGFAFTTHGWVQSYGSRYVRPPVLFGDVSRPKPMTVEWWQYAQSLTKKPMKAMLTGPVTILNWSFVRDDIPRSEACRQIALAIRDEVADLEAAGAGMIQIDEAALREGLPLRKSEWKVYLDWAVDAFRLCSSGVRDETQIHTHMCYSEFNDIIGAIGAMDADVISIETSRSKMELLDAFRDYRYPNEIGPGVYDIHSPRVPEIGEMTGLLKLARERLLDTQIWINPDCGLKTRKWEEVRPALANMVAAARELRAMA from the coding sequence ATGTCTACTTCCAATGCTACTTCTTCCAAAGCTACGTCTACTTCCACCATCTCCACTTCTTCGCTTCCCGTTGCCTCCCTCGGCGCGCCGCGCATCGGTCCGCGCCGCGAGCTGAAATTCGCTTTGGAAAGTTTCTGGTCGGGCGCAACCGACGAGAAGGCGCTGATCGAAACCGGCGTCGGGCTTCGCGCCGCCAACTGGGCGCGCCAGAAAAAACTCGGCGTTAGCGTGATCCCGTCGAACGATTTCTCGTTCTACGACCACGTGCTCGACACATCAGTGATGGTCGGCGCAATCCCGGAGATCTATCGCTGGAACGGCGGGCCGGTCCCGCTTGCGACTTACTTCGCGATGGCCCGCGGCGCGCAAGGCAAGCCGCATGAGGCGAGTTGCGGGCATGCCGGTCACGGACATGACGATGCGCACGGCGTGCCGGCGCTCGAGATGACAAAATGGTTCGATACCAACTACCACTACATGGTGCCCGAACTGACGAAGGATCAGAAATTCATCCTCGCCTCGCGCAAGCCGATCGAGGAGTACGAGGAAGCCAAGGCGCTGGGCTATCAAACCCGCCCCGTGCTGGTCGGCCCCGTCACGTTTCTCAAACTCGCCAAGAGCAAGGATGCCGGCTTCAATCCGCTGTCCCTGCTTGATCGCTTGCTGCCGGTTTACATCGAGGTGCTGCGCGAACTTGCCTACCGGGGCGCGGAATGGGTGCAGATCGACGAGCCGTGTCTCGTGCTCGATCTCGATATCGTCGCCCAGCAGGCGTTGCATCATGCCTATGCGGAGATCGCGAGCGGCGTGCCGCAGCTCAAGATCATGCTGACGACCTATTTCGGCGCACTCGGCGCCAACCGCGACACCGCGCTATCCCTGCCCGTCGCCGGCCTGCATCTCGACCTCGTGCGCGCGCCGGAGCAGATCAACGACCTCGCCGGAGTTCCTGATAACCGCGTGCTGTCGCTCGGAATCATCGATGGCCGTAACATCTGGCGCGCGGATTTGAGCCGGCTTCTCGACCGGCTCGAGCCCGCAATCGCCAAACTCGGCAAGCATCGTGTGCAGATCGCCCCCTCCTGCTCGCTGCTGCACGTCCCGATCGATCTGGCGCTGGAGACCGGGCTCGATCCCGAAATCAAGAGCTGGCTCGCGTTTTCGGTGCAGAAGCTCGAGGAACTGGCCACGCTCGGAACGGCACTCGCCGATGGCCGCAGAACAGTCGAAGCCAACCTGAACGCATCGGACCAGGCGGCGACCTCCCGCAAGGCCTCGCCGCGCATTCACGATGCGAAGGTCGCGGCACGCGTTGCCGGCATCAATGAACCGATGCGCTTCCGCTCCAGCATCTTCGCTGAACGCGCCACCGTTCAGCGCGAGCGCTTCAATCTGCCGGCGTTCCCGACCACCACCATCGGCTCGTTCCCGCAAACCGCCGACGTCAGGAATGCTCGCTCCGCTCACGCCAGGGGCGCCCTCACGGACGAAGCCTATAAGCTCTATCTGCAGAATCAGACCGCCCGCACCGTGCGCTGGCAGGAAAATATCGGGCTCGACGTTCTCGTGCATGGCGAGTTCGAGCGCAACGACATGGTGCAGTATTTCGGCGAACAGCTCGCAGGCTTTGCCTTCACTACGCACGGCTGGGTGCAATCCTACGGATCGCGCTACGTTCGCCCGCCTGTGCTATTCGGCGACGTCTCGCGCCCAAAGCCGATGACGGTCGAGTGGTGGCAATATGCCCAGTCGCTGACGAAAAAGCCGATGAAGGCGATGCTCACGGGGCCCGTCACCATTCTGAACTGGTCGTTTGTCCGCGACGACATTCCGCGCAGCGAAGCCTGCCGGCAGATCGCGCTCGCGATCCGCGACGAGGTCGCCGATCTCGAAGCCGCCGGCGCTGGCATGATCCAGATCGACGAGGCCGCGCTGCGGGAGGGCCTGCCGCTGCGCAAGTCCGAATGGAAGGTTTATCTCGACTGGGCCGTCGACGCCTTCCGCCTCTGTTCGTCCGGCGTGCGCGACGAGACGCAGATCCACACCCACATGTGCTACTCGGAGTTCAACGACATTATCGGCGCGATCGGCGCGATGGACGCCGACGTGATCTCGATCGAGACCTCGCGCTCGAAGATGGAGCTGCTCGATGCATTCAGGGATTACCGCTATCCGAACGAAATCGGCCCCGGCGTCTACGACATCCATTCGCCGCGCGTCCCCGAGATCGGCGAGATGACCGGCCTGCTGAAGCTGGCGCGAGAGCGGCTCCTGGATACCCAGATCTGGATCAATCCGGATTGCGGATTGAAGACCCGCAAATGGGAGGAGGTCCGACCCGCGCTCGCCAACATGGTCGCCGCGGCACGCGAATTGCGGGCGATGGCGTAA
- the ftsH gene encoding ATP-dependent zinc metalloprotease FtsH, whose product MNANLRNFALWVIIVLLLLALFTLFQNPGQRTSSQDITFSQLLSEVDQNRVRDVVIQGPEIHGTFTNGSSFQTYAPNDPTLVKRLYDGKVSITAKPPGDNVPWFVSLLVSWLPFIALIGVWIFLSRQMQGGAGKAMGFGKSRAKMLTEAHGRVTFEDVAGVDEAKQDLQEIVEFLRDPGKFQRLGGRIPRGVLLVGPPGTGKTLIARAVAGEANVPFFTISGSDFVEMFVGVGASRVRDMFEQAKKNAPCIIFIDEIDAVGRHRGAGLGGGNDEREQTLNQLLVEMDGFEANEGVILIAATNRPDVLDPALLRPGRFDRQVVVPNPDVVGREQILKVHVRKVPLAPDINLKTIARGTPGFSGADLMNLVNEAALTAARRNKRMVTQAEFEEAKDKVMMGAERKSLVMTEEEKLLTAYHEGGHAIVGLNVVATDPIHKATIIPRGRALGMVMQLPERDKLSMSLEQMTSRLAIMMGGRVAEELIFGREKVTSGAASDIEQATRLARMMVTRWGLSEELGTVSYGENQDEVFLGMSVSRTQNASEATVQKIDKEIKRLVEEGYNEATKILTEKREDLETLAKGLLEFETLSGDEIIDLLKGKKPNRESVLEPSTPRASAVPPAGKPRPRPDPDPGLEPQPQA is encoded by the coding sequence ATGAACGCCAATCTGCGCAACTTCGCCCTCTGGGTCATCATTGTCTTGCTGCTGTTGGCATTGTTCACGCTTTTCCAGAATCCGGGTCAGCGTACCTCCTCGCAGGACATCACGTTTTCGCAGTTGTTGAGCGAGGTCGATCAGAACCGCGTCCGCGACGTCGTGATCCAGGGGCCGGAAATCCACGGCACCTTTACCAACGGCTCCTCGTTCCAGACCTATGCACCGAATGATCCGACGCTGGTGAAGCGTCTCTATGACGGCAAGGTCTCGATCACCGCCAAGCCGCCCGGCGACAACGTGCCCTGGTTCGTGTCGCTGCTCGTTTCGTGGCTGCCCTTTATCGCGCTGATCGGCGTCTGGATCTTCCTGTCCCGCCAGATGCAGGGCGGCGCCGGCAAGGCGATGGGCTTTGGCAAGTCGCGCGCCAAGATGCTGACGGAGGCCCATGGCCGCGTCACTTTCGAAGATGTCGCGGGTGTCGACGAAGCCAAGCAGGACCTGCAGGAGATCGTCGAATTCCTGCGCGACCCCGGAAAATTCCAGCGCCTCGGCGGACGGATTCCGCGCGGCGTGCTGCTGGTCGGTCCTCCCGGCACCGGCAAGACGCTCATCGCGCGGGCGGTCGCGGGCGAAGCCAACGTGCCGTTCTTCACCATTTCCGGTTCTGACTTCGTCGAAATGTTCGTCGGCGTCGGCGCCTCTCGTGTCCGTGACATGTTCGAGCAGGCCAAGAAGAATGCACCCTGCATCATCTTCATCGATGAAATCGACGCGGTCGGCCGTCATCGCGGCGCGGGCCTCGGCGGCGGCAATGACGAGCGCGAACAGACGCTCAACCAGTTGCTGGTCGAGATGGACGGTTTTGAAGCCAATGAAGGCGTGATCCTGATCGCCGCGACCAACCGGCCTGACGTGCTGGATCCCGCGCTGCTGCGTCCCGGCCGTTTCGACCGCCAGGTGGTGGTGCCGAACCCGGACGTCGTTGGCCGCGAGCAGATCCTGAAAGTTCACGTTCGCAAGGTGCCGCTGGCACCCGATATCAACCTCAAGACCATCGCGCGCGGCACCCCGGGCTTCTCCGGCGCCGACCTGATGAACCTCGTCAACGAGGCGGCGCTGACGGCTGCCCGCCGCAACAAGCGTATGGTGACGCAGGCCGAGTTCGAAGAGGCCAAGGACAAGGTGATGATGGGTGCCGAGCGCAAGTCGCTCGTCATGACCGAGGAAGAGAAGCTCTTGACGGCCTATCACGAGGGCGGCCACGCCATCGTCGGCCTGAACGTCGTCGCGACCGATCCGATCCACAAGGCGACGATCATCCCGCGCGGCCGCGCGCTGGGTATGGTGATGCAGCTTCCCGAGCGCGACAAGCTGTCGATGTCGCTCGAGCAGATGACCTCGCGCCTCGCCATCATGATGGGCGGCCGCGTCGCGGAAGAACTGATCTTCGGCCGCGAGAAGGTCACCTCGGGCGCGGCCTCCGACATCGAGCAGGCGACGCGGCTGGCGCGCATGATGGTGACGCGCTGGGGCCTGTCGGAAGAGCTCGGCACCGTGTCCTACGGCGAAAACCAGGACGAGGTGTTTTTGGGCATGTCGGTGTCGCGCACGCAGAACGCCTCGGAAGCGACCGTCCAGAAGATCGACAAGGAGATCAAGCGGCTGGTCGAGGAAGGCTACAACGAGGCCACCAAGATCCTCACCGAGAAGCGCGAGGATCTCGAGACACTGGCCAAGGGCCTGCTCGAATTCGAGACGCTGAGCGGCGACGAGATCATCGATCTGTTGAAGGGCAAGAAGCCCAACCGCGAATCGGTCTTGGAGCCGAGCACGCCGCGCGCTTCTGCCGTACCCCCGGCCGGCAAGCCGCGCCCGCGTCCCGATCCGGACCCGGGTCTGGAGCCGCAGCCCCAGGCGTAA
- the tilS gene encoding tRNA lysidine(34) synthetase TilS, whose protein sequence is MPDDDHAPISVQQAKELFAHWKAAPALVLAVSGGPDSLALMWLAARWRRALSRGPRLIAVTVDHGLRPEAAREAREVKRLARSLDLPHRTLRWTGAKPKTGLPAAAREARYRLLAKAARASGATHILTAHTRDDQAETLLMRMLRGSGIAGLAAMARESEREGVWLARPLLDIPKSRLVATLDKAKIAFADDPTNRDVSFTRPRLRALMPALAEEGGDSRNLARLASRLARANAAIEVLADGAERYLAVRDRDDATRFGFDAQAFAGLPEEIRLRLLKRAIDRAGHEGPAELGKVEALLAVLDNAIANGQKQSRLKQTLAGAAISLTGGRIYVDAAPPRGSRA, encoded by the coding sequence ATGCCTGATGACGACCACGCGCCGATCTCGGTACAGCAAGCGAAAGAGCTGTTCGCGCACTGGAAGGCCGCGCCCGCGCTCGTGCTGGCGGTGTCCGGCGGGCCCGATTCCCTTGCCCTGATGTGGCTTGCCGCTCGCTGGCGCCGTGCGCTGTCGCGCGGGCCGCGGTTGATCGCCGTCACTGTCGATCATGGCTTGCGGCCGGAGGCCGCCCGCGAGGCGCGCGAGGTCAAGCGTCTCGCCCGCTCGCTCGATCTGCCCCATCGCACGCTGCGCTGGACCGGCGCCAAGCCGAAGACCGGCTTGCCGGCCGCAGCGCGGGAGGCGCGCTATCGCCTGCTGGCGAAAGCTGCGCGGGCGAGCGGCGCGACGCACATCCTGACCGCGCATACCCGCGACGACCAGGCCGAGACACTGCTGATGCGGATGCTGCGCGGCAGCGGCATCGCCGGTCTCGCGGCGATGGCGCGCGAGAGCGAGCGAGAGGGCGTGTGGCTGGCGCGGCCGTTGCTGGACATCCCGAAGTCCCGGCTCGTTGCGACGTTGGACAAGGCAAAGATCGCCTTTGCCGATGATCCCACCAATCGCGACGTGAGTTTCACGCGGCCGCGGCTGCGTGCATTGATGCCGGCTTTGGCAGAGGAGGGCGGTGACAGCCGAAATCTGGCGCGGCTGGCATCAAGGCTGGCGCGGGCGAATGCCGCGATTGAAGTGCTGGCCGACGGCGCCGAGCGCTATCTCGCGGTGAGAGATCGCGATGATGCCACGCGCTTCGGGTTCGATGCCCAGGCGTTTGCCGGTCTGCCCGAGGAAATCCGGCTTCGGCTGCTCAAGCGCGCGATTGACCGGGCCGGTCACGAAGGACCTGCGGAACTCGGCAAGGTCGAGGCGCTGCTGGCAGTGCTGGACAACGCCATTGCGAACGGCCAAAAGCAATCAAGACTGAAACAGACGCTTGCCGGGGCCGCGATCAGCCTTACCGGAGGCCGAATTTATGTCGATGCAGCGCCGCCGCGGGGTAGCCGGGCGTGA